Proteins encoded in a region of the Bacillus horti genome:
- the nrdR gene encoding transcriptional regulator NrdR, translating into MRCPYCGHLGTRVLDSRPSNENRSIRRRRECESCYQRFTTFEIVEETPIMVIKKEGTREEFSRDKILRGLIRACEKRPVALETLENIVHKIENDLRNTGQQEYPSQEIGEKVMDELYLIDEVAYVRFASVYRQFKDINVFISELTDLLKKT; encoded by the coding sequence ATGCGTTGTCCATACTGTGGGCATTTAGGGACAAGGGTTTTGGATTCTAGACCTTCTAATGAAAATCGTTCAATACGTAGAAGACGGGAATGCGAATCCTGTTACCAACGATTTACTACTTTTGAAATTGTCGAAGAAACTCCGATCATGGTCATAAAAAAGGAAGGCACGAGAGAGGAATTTAGTCGAGATAAAATTCTCCGCGGGCTTATTCGTGCTTGTGAAAAGAGACCGGTTGCTCTTGAAACGTTAGAAAATATCGTGCACAAAATTGAAAATGATCTACGAAATACAGGACAACAGGAGTACCCTAGTCAGGAGATCGGAGAAAAGGTGATGGACGAGCTCTACCTCATTGATGAGGTTGCCTATGTCCGATTCGCTTCTGTATATAGACAATTTAAAGATATTAATGTATTTATTAGTGAGCTAACAGATTTACTAAAGAAAACATGA